A single window of Achromobacter xylosoxidans DNA harbors:
- a CDS encoding GntR family transcriptional regulator, with amino-acid sequence MADPRPETPLRTRAARPAGEGAAFSPLYRQIKGLLVQSLDRGEWKPGELIPSEIDLAARFQVSQGTVRKAVDELAAEHLLLRRQGKGTFVATHHEARVRYRFLRLAPDEEGEAGRAESRILECRRLRAPAEIARALDLRAGETVVMIRRLLSMGQTPTVLDDIWLPGSIFRGLTFELLSANKAPLYGLFESEFGVSMVRADEKLRAVAAPAEVCTLLNVAAGTPLLQVDRVSYTYGDRPMEIRRGLYLTDRYHYRNSLN; translated from the coding sequence ATGGCAGACCCCCGGCCCGAAACTCCCCTACGTACTCGCGCCGCCCGTCCAGCGGGCGAGGGGGCCGCTTTCAGTCCGTTGTACCGCCAGATCAAGGGCCTGCTCGTCCAGAGCCTGGACCGCGGCGAATGGAAGCCCGGCGAACTCATCCCCAGCGAAATCGATCTGGCCGCCCGCTTCCAGGTGAGCCAGGGCACGGTGCGCAAGGCGGTCGATGAGTTGGCCGCCGAACACTTGCTGCTGCGCCGCCAGGGCAAGGGCACCTTCGTCGCCACCCACCATGAAGCCCGCGTGCGCTACCGCTTCCTGCGCCTGGCCCCCGACGAAGAGGGCGAGGCCGGCCGCGCCGAAAGCCGCATCCTCGAATGCCGGCGCTTGCGGGCGCCGGCCGAGATCGCGCGCGCGCTCGACCTGCGCGCCGGCGAAACCGTCGTCATGATCCGCCGCCTGCTGTCCATGGGGCAGACACCCACCGTGCTGGACGACATCTGGCTGCCGGGATCCATCTTCCGCGGCCTCACCTTCGAGCTGTTGAGCGCGAACAAGGCGCCGCTCTATGGCCTGTTTGAATCCGAGTTCGGCGTCAGCATGGTGCGCGCGGACGAAAAGCTGCGCGCGGTGGCCGCGCCGGCCGAAGTCTGTACGCTGCTTAATGTTGCCGCCGGCACGCCGTTGTTGCAGGTGGATCGTGTGTCGTACACGTACGGTGACCGCCCCATGGAAATCCGGCGGGGCTTGTACTTGACCGATCGATACCACTACCGCAATAGTCTGAATTGA
- the sdhC gene encoding succinate dehydrogenase, cytochrome b556 subunit, whose protein sequence is MSDTAAKPRPQFRNIGLAQVAFSYRLPLAGKLSILHRISGILLFLCLPLVILPLFAASVASPQTFAAVAAYAGNPIVKLVLLVLIWGYLHHFCAGIRYLLLDLHLGIDKLSAKKSAGVVFGVSLALTLVFALKLFGVL, encoded by the coding sequence ATGTCCGACACCGCTGCCAAGCCACGTCCGCAGTTTCGCAATATTGGGCTTGCCCAAGTTGCGTTCTCCTATCGCCTGCCCCTGGCCGGCAAGCTGTCCATCCTGCACCGCATCAGCGGCATATTGCTGTTCCTCTGTCTGCCCTTGGTCATTCTGCCGCTGTTCGCGGCCAGCGTGGCCTCGCCGCAGACCTTCGCGGCCGTCGCCGCGTATGCCGGCAATCCGATCGTCAAGCTCGTCCTCCTGGTCCTGATCTGGGGCTACCTGCATCACTTCTGTGCGGGCATCCGCTACCTGCTGCTGGACCTGCACCTGGGCATCGACAAGCTGTCGGCCAAGAAAAGCGCCGGCGTGGTTTTCGGTGTCAGCCTGGCGCTGACCCTGGTGTTCGCCCTCAAACTGTTCGGAGTGCTGTAA
- the sdhD gene encoding succinate dehydrogenase, hydrophobic membrane anchor protein produces MAAAKNYGPKRLVVGAHYGVMDFIIQRITAVIMAVYTLVLLIGILLMPAFTYESWHALFTFYVGVLPVGQILATLAFVALAWHAWIGVRDIWMDYVKPVGLRLLLQVLTILWLIGSVVYFAQILWSI; encoded by the coding sequence ATGGCCGCCGCTAAAAACTACGGACCCAAGCGCCTGGTCGTCGGCGCCCACTATGGCGTCATGGATTTCATCATCCAGCGCATCACCGCCGTCATCATGGCCGTGTATACGCTGGTGCTGCTCATCGGCATCCTGTTGATGCCTGCCTTCACGTATGAATCGTGGCACGCGCTGTTCACGTTCTACGTGGGCGTTCTTCCGGTCGGCCAGATCCTGGCGACCCTCGCATTCGTTGCGTTGGCCTGGCATGCCTGGATTGGCGTGCGCGACATCTGGATGGACTACGTCAAGCCGGTGGGCCTGCGCCTGCTGCTGCAAGTGCTGACGATCCTCTGGTTGATCGGTTCGGTCGTTTACTTCGCGCAAATCCTCTGGAGCATCTAA
- the sdhA gene encoding succinate dehydrogenase flavoprotein subunit, whose amino-acid sequence MKSLPRRQFDVVVVGAGGAGMRCSLQLSQAGLSVAVLSKVFPTRSHTVAAQGGVSASLGNMSEDNWYWHMYDTVKGSDWLGDQDAIEFMCREAPNAVYELEHFGMPFDRNPDGTIYQRPFGGHTANFGEKPVQRACAAADRTGHALLHTLYQRNVAARTQFFVEWMALDLLRNEAGDVVGVTALEMETGEIYILEAKTTVLATGGAGRIWAASTNAFINTGDGLGMAARAGIPLQDMEFWQFHPTGVAGAGVLITEGVRGEGGILLNKDGERFMERYAPTLKDLAPRDFVSRSMDQEIKEGRGCGPDGSYVVLKLDHLGADVINKRLPSIREIAIKFGNVDPIKEPIPVVPTIHYQMGGIPANYHGQVLTRENGENKIVNGLYAIGECAAVSVHGANRLGTNSLLDLIVFGRATGNHIVNSHPERQHAHQPVPQQAVEFSMDRINKLESRTSGEKTQDIGNAIRFSMQRHCGVFRTLDLLNEGVTQIEDLAKQADNIYFKDKSKVFNTARVEALELANMTEVARATIKSAANRTESRGAHALDDHPTRDDENWLKHTLWYSEGSRLDYKPVQMKPLTVESFPPKARTF is encoded by the coding sequence ATGAAATCCTTGCCGCGCCGCCAGTTTGATGTGGTGGTCGTGGGCGCCGGCGGAGCCGGCATGCGTTGTTCGCTGCAACTGTCCCAAGCGGGCCTGTCCGTTGCGGTGCTGTCCAAAGTGTTCCCCACGCGCTCGCACACCGTGGCCGCGCAAGGCGGCGTGAGCGCCTCGCTGGGCAACATGAGCGAAGACAACTGGTACTGGCACATGTACGACACCGTCAAGGGTTCGGACTGGCTGGGCGACCAGGACGCCATCGAGTTCATGTGCCGCGAAGCTCCCAATGCCGTGTACGAACTCGAGCACTTCGGCATGCCGTTCGACCGCAACCCCGACGGCACCATCTACCAGCGTCCGTTCGGCGGCCACACCGCCAACTTCGGTGAAAAGCCGGTCCAGCGCGCCTGTGCCGCTGCCGACCGTACCGGCCACGCGCTGCTGCACACCCTGTACCAGCGCAACGTTGCCGCCCGCACCCAGTTCTTCGTCGAATGGATGGCGCTGGACCTGCTGCGCAACGAAGCCGGCGACGTCGTGGGCGTGACCGCGCTCGAAATGGAAACCGGCGAGATCTACATCCTGGAAGCCAAGACCACGGTGCTGGCCACCGGCGGCGCCGGCCGCATCTGGGCCGCTTCCACCAACGCCTTCATCAACACCGGTGACGGCCTGGGCATGGCCGCCCGCGCGGGCATCCCGCTGCAGGACATGGAATTCTGGCAATTCCACCCGACCGGCGTGGCCGGCGCCGGCGTGCTGATCACCGAAGGCGTGCGCGGCGAAGGCGGCATCCTGCTGAACAAGGACGGCGAACGCTTCATGGAGCGCTACGCGCCCACGCTGAAGGACCTGGCGCCGCGTGACTTCGTGTCGCGCTCGATGGACCAGGAAATCAAGGAAGGCCGCGGCTGCGGTCCGGACGGCAGCTACGTGGTGCTCAAGCTCGACCACCTCGGCGCCGACGTCATCAACAAGCGCCTGCCCTCCATCCGCGAAATCGCCATCAAGTTCGGCAACGTCGACCCGATCAAGGAACCGATCCCCGTCGTCCCGACCATCCATTACCAGATGGGCGGCATCCCGGCCAACTACCACGGCCAGGTGCTGACGCGCGAAAACGGCGAGAACAAGATCGTCAACGGCCTGTACGCCATCGGCGAATGCGCCGCGGTGTCGGTGCACGGCGCCAACCGCCTGGGCACCAACTCGCTGCTGGACCTGATCGTCTTCGGCCGCGCCACCGGCAACCACATCGTCAATTCGCATCCGGAACGCCAGCACGCGCACCAGCCCGTGCCGCAGCAGGCCGTCGAATTCTCGATGGATCGCATCAACAAGCTGGAGTCGCGCACCTCGGGCGAGAAGACCCAGGACATCGGCAACGCGATCCGCTTCTCGATGCAGCGCCACTGCGGCGTGTTCCGCACGCTGGACCTGCTGAACGAAGGCGTGACCCAGATCGAAGACCTGGCCAAGCAGGCCGACAACATCTACTTCAAGGACAAGTCCAAGGTGTTCAACACCGCGCGCGTCGAGGCGCTGGAACTGGCCAACATGACCGAAGTGGCCCGCGCCACCATCAAGTCGGCCGCCAACCGCACCGAAAGCCGCGGCGCCCACGCGCTGGACGACCACCCGACCCGTGACGACGAGAACTGGCTCAAGCACACGCTGTGGTACTCCGAAGGCAGCCGCCTGGATTACAAGCCCGTGCAGATGAAGCCGCTGACGGTCGAGTCCTTCCCGCCCAAGGCGCGTACCTTCTAA